The Acidobacteriota bacterium genome includes a window with the following:
- a CDS encoding DUF433 domain-containing protein: MSSITTPYEHIVVEDKGVAVVADSRMKVAQLVSEVMAYGWSPEELHFQHPYLSLGQIHSALAYYWDHQEEISQQIEDDLQYADRMRRAAGELANRVEFLPL, encoded by the coding sequence ATGTCATCGATAACAACGCCGTACGAACATATCGTGGTTGAAGACAAGGGCGTCGCCGTCGTTGCTGACTCTCGCATGAAAGTAGCGCAACTGGTCTCGGAAGTGATGGCTTATGGTTGGAGTCCCGAAGAGCTCCACTTCCAGCATCCTTACCTTTCCTTGGGACAGATTCATTCTGCGCTGGCCTACTATTGGGATCATCAGGAAGAAATTAGTCAGCAGATTGAAGACGACTTACAGTACGCGGACAGAATGCGGCGGGCAGCCGGGGAACTGGCCAATCGAGTTGAGTTCCTGCCTTTGTGA
- a CDS encoding deoxyhypusine synthase family protein, with protein sequence MMRKQKSSKYLTAPTRPIQIDRDRSVAGILQKMEGAGFQARALAESHNLWLEMLEDNSTVLMGLSGALVAAGMRRLISYLIKNHFVDVVVSTGANLFHDLHETLGRYHYQALPGVTDDELQEAQVGRFYDTLASEHEYREADEWVGNFANTVDHSRPYSTREFLHLLGRELAEIATEDGILTSAYKAKVPVFCPGVADSAIAVGIATSRVNRKNPFQFDIIQDVVEAAQIMARSVNTSVVLFGGGQPKSFVHQTEVTASIIKQTMRGHKYALQIGLDLPESSATSGRSFEEAQTWGRVAKDAKTVSVLCDPTIAMPILVTALSQTGTKALKQRRRPQFSFGRELMVTFG encoded by the coding sequence ATGATGAGAAAGCAAAAGAGCTCAAAGTATTTGACGGCGCCCACGCGCCCCATTCAGATCGATCGCGATCGATCAGTGGCCGGCATTCTCCAGAAGATGGAAGGGGCGGGCTTTCAGGCGCGGGCCCTCGCCGAGTCGCATAACCTGTGGCTGGAAATGCTGGAAGACAACTCGACGGTTTTGATGGGGTTGAGCGGCGCGCTGGTCGCAGCCGGAATGCGCCGGCTGATCTCTTATTTGATCAAGAATCATTTTGTCGACGTAGTCGTGTCGACCGGCGCGAACCTTTTCCACGATCTGCACGAGACGCTGGGACGCTATCACTATCAAGCGCTTCCGGGCGTCACCGACGACGAGCTTCAAGAAGCCCAGGTCGGCCGGTTCTATGACACCCTGGCGAGCGAGCACGAGTACCGCGAAGCAGATGAGTGGGTGGGGAACTTTGCGAACACCGTGGACCATTCGCGGCCTTATTCGACGCGCGAGTTTCTGCATCTGCTGGGCCGCGAGCTTGCGGAAATTGCGACCGAGGACGGCATACTCACTTCCGCATACAAGGCTAAGGTGCCGGTCTTTTGCCCCGGCGTCGCCGACTCGGCCATCGCCGTTGGAATAGCGACGTCCCGCGTCAATCGCAAAAACCCGTTTCAGTTTGACATCATCCAGGACGTCGTCGAGGCGGCGCAGATCATGGCCAGGTCGGTGAACACGTCGGTAGTATTGTTCGGCGGCGGCCAGCCGAAGAGTTTCGTACACCAAACCGAAGTGACCGCCTCGATCATCAAGCAGACCATGCGAGGTCACAAGTACGCTTTGCAGATCGGGCTCGATCTTCCGGAAAGCAGCGCGACTTCGGGGCGCAGCTTTGAAGAAGCTCAAACGTGGGGCCGCGTCGCTAAGGACGCGAAAACCGTGTCCGTGCTTTGCGACCCGACGATCGCGATGCCGATCCTGGTGACCGCACTGTCGCAGACCGGAACGAAGGCTTTGAAGCAGCGCCGCCGGCCCCAGTTTAGTTTCGGGCGCGAGTTGATGGTGACCTTTGGATGA
- a CDS encoding ABC transporter substrate-binding protein — protein sequence MIGQKLSNRYEIAAELGRGGMGVVYRAHDPLLNRDVAIKLIPPTLLSSETEQRFQREAQLVAQMDHPAIVSIYDFGQHEGALFFVMPVVQGTNLRPFLRDRSLMLGDVIDLGIQVADALEYSHARGVVHRDIKPENIMVAREEGGKVRIRIMDFGLARAATESRITKTGTLIGTMAYLSPEQVTASGIDGRSDIYSVGTVLYECLVGEPPFSGEIQSILYRIVHEIPQPPRSLGAEIDEELQKTVLGCLEKDPAKRPQKASEIAEALRRYRSRLRDSDFAKSVALTRTLLIPRPALSPFVGRAKELAELHQRFNAALAGECQFVVVAGEAGIGKSRLLDELENLAKARRITVLHGRCAEQDGSFPYQGFCEAIQEYFLKGSSSTAGNVSDFSDLAADLVSLFPMLSEISDIRSAATGDSKLARASESQTPENRTHIFELLARTLTRIAGGRPLVLFLEDLHAAEVSIEALQYIVRRLGPTPTLIVGTYRSTDADNRHPLIRMLDSFRGDRRFSSVALGSFSPSEHRLFLETLIGGPELAGGLVQRLYDGTEGNPFFTKELVRSLLDSGGIAKDNTGSWGLAAETGLSTDALPATIQQAVEKRIERLPEDLREILSIASVIGKTFDFGDLEMLAGEKGAVEDAVDRLVEDGLIEEERESRGDRLTFSSGVVRDVLYAAISRRKRRSLHRKYAERIESRHGGRLERIYPQLVYHFSQGDVPDKTVEYGLRLARAALDAFSAEEAARSAKTALEFLDEEWEGEKSLEAKARILLAEAHRMAGDVDGALKEAESAIKIFERENQHTSAVSALVLAAETAWQARRTEETARWVNRGMEASRAAAETESLRHLLSLGATLANLGGEYEKANEYLEEAARLAPGSKEADALEEIPKGGRLVVAIANPVKAVEPVNLELVEEAEILTNVFETLLATDQEGNLVPALCEKWEVANEGESFILTLRDHVRFQDGHLLTAEDVKQSFERAIRQASQELPAAMAAIRGVRDFAEQEASGLVGMVAHSGTKLEIQLNEPLSIYPALLADYKTGITRDATGGSLPIGTGPFSLASYDRGRIVLECNRDYWKGTPAALDAIEFRHGLSASAIASGLRSGELDLARDLSPQDLEELLRDPRFRGGLVEAPRKNTYFVMFNSLTGPVGQNLSVRRALSGVVRTHDLVWQTLGRFSQPAVCLIPPGMLGHDPGRRRHMLTREEAIEMLRAAEVTPPIRLKASVHPLLQDRYGSLLKTLFSIWSELGVEVEIATPTMSQYLDADQHNEGLDLRIGRWNADYDDPDNFTHSLFHSRVGLYRNYIASAEGDQILEEARSESRPNVRASLYRKYENLLLESGVLFPLFHDIDHRLASAKVRGLKLWGSAPYVNYSGLGKVESAATVTESVRTASGNIQVPIAGVIASLDPSLSSTLEQSEVLPSIYETLTREVGGRIIPWLAAEFRVEEGGRRYLFRLRDDVRFHDGRRLTARDVRYSFERLLQNPESGCRWFYSRIRGAKALLGGEAGDLAGFRIHTANEFTIELDEPVSIFPALISYPGASIVPEGVEPVGESWREGCVGTGPYRVVKFDPGRRLELERNKTYWRAGYPRNEGLVFSFGVSPADIVSEFRAGRFSLASDLLPSDVEPLRREPDFAPGYRETPRLITYYVAFNTHQGPLSDKGVRQSLVQSVDVAALVRQTLGRLAIPAHGLIPPGLLGHDPAYTPRMTGAASSGPEQPLAEIELTAALNPVYFGEYSALARELSAAFRQKGINIRPLNRTMAELMEAQTRATVDLAVARWVADYPDADTFVNILHSREGINGRLCGSAEIDRLIERGRAETSPPVRHSLYRQIEEIIVRDALLLPLFHEQTYRFARPEVEGLSLSYGATVVDYASLRIRS from the coding sequence ATGATCGGACAAAAGCTCTCAAATCGATACGAGATTGCCGCGGAGCTTGGACGCGGAGGGATGGGTGTGGTGTATCGCGCCCACGACCCGCTTCTGAACCGCGACGTCGCCATCAAGCTGATCCCGCCAACGCTGCTCAGTTCTGAGACAGAACAGCGCTTCCAACGCGAAGCACAATTGGTCGCGCAGATGGACCACCCGGCGATCGTTTCGATCTACGACTTTGGCCAACATGAGGGGGCGCTCTTCTTCGTGATGCCAGTTGTGCAAGGAACAAACTTGCGCCCCTTTTTGCGGGACCGCTCCCTGATGCTCGGCGACGTGATCGACCTGGGGATCCAGGTGGCGGATGCGCTCGAGTACAGCCACGCGCGAGGCGTGGTCCACCGCGACATCAAGCCGGAAAACATAATGGTTGCGCGCGAGGAAGGTGGCAAAGTCCGGATTCGAATAATGGACTTCGGTCTTGCCCGAGCCGCAACCGAAAGCCGGATCACCAAGACTGGAACCTTGATCGGCACAATGGCCTATTTGAGCCCCGAGCAGGTGACTGCGAGCGGGATCGACGGGCGTTCGGATATTTACTCGGTTGGCACAGTGCTCTACGAATGCCTGGTTGGCGAGCCGCCCTTCTCAGGTGAGATACAATCGATCCTGTACCGCATCGTCCATGAGATTCCGCAGCCGCCGCGTTCGCTGGGAGCGGAGATTGACGAGGAGTTGCAGAAGACCGTCCTTGGTTGCCTCGAGAAGGACCCCGCAAAGCGGCCACAGAAGGCCAGCGAAATTGCAGAGGCTCTCAGGCGATACAGGTCGAGGCTCCGCGACAGCGACTTTGCAAAATCGGTTGCCCTTACTCGCACGCTTTTGATCCCGCGACCGGCGCTCTCGCCCTTCGTTGGGCGAGCGAAGGAATTAGCGGAGTTGCACCAGCGATTCAATGCCGCCCTGGCCGGTGAGTGTCAGTTTGTGGTCGTCGCCGGCGAAGCCGGAATAGGAAAGTCGCGCCTTCTTGATGAGCTCGAAAACCTGGCAAAGGCTCGCAGGATCACGGTCCTTCACGGGCGATGCGCCGAACAGGACGGATCTTTTCCGTATCAGGGGTTCTGCGAAGCCATCCAGGAATACTTCTTGAAGGGAAGCTCCTCGACCGCGGGTAACGTATCTGACTTTTCAGATTTGGCAGCCGATCTCGTCTCGCTGTTCCCAATGCTCTCAGAAATCAGCGACATTCGTTCGGCGGCTACAGGCGATTCGAAGCTGGCGCGTGCCAGCGAGTCGCAAACGCCTGAAAACCGAACGCACATTTTCGAGTTGCTCGCACGAACTTTGACTCGCATCGCCGGCGGAAGGCCGCTTGTCCTCTTCCTCGAAGACCTGCACGCGGCGGAGGTCTCGATCGAAGCACTTCAGTACATCGTCCGGCGCTTAGGACCGACGCCTACGTTGATTGTTGGGACCTATCGGTCGACCGACGCAGACAACCGCCACCCGCTCATCCGTATGCTCGACAGCTTTCGCGGTGACCGGCGGTTTTCGTCCGTCGCGCTCGGGTCATTCTCACCATCCGAGCACAGGTTATTCCTCGAGACACTGATTGGTGGGCCCGAGTTGGCCGGAGGCTTGGTACAAAGACTATACGACGGGACTGAAGGGAACCCGTTCTTTACTAAAGAGCTAGTCCGCTCGCTGCTGGATTCCGGCGGGATCGCAAAGGACAACACCGGATCCTGGGGCCTAGCCGCTGAGACCGGGCTGTCGACGGATGCGCTACCGGCGACGATTCAGCAGGCGGTCGAAAAGCGAATCGAGCGGCTGCCGGAGGACCTGCGAGAGATTCTTTCGATCGCTTCGGTGATTGGCAAGACTTTTGATTTCGGCGACCTGGAAATGCTCGCCGGAGAGAAGGGGGCTGTAGAGGACGCAGTTGACCGGCTCGTTGAGGACGGGCTGATCGAAGAGGAGCGGGAATCGCGCGGAGACCGTTTGACGTTTTCAAGCGGGGTTGTCCGCGATGTCCTCTACGCGGCGATTTCGCGGCGGAAGCGCAGATCGCTTCATCGCAAGTATGCCGAGCGGATTGAGAGCCGTCACGGAGGACGGCTGGAACGCATCTACCCGCAACTGGTCTACCACTTCTCTCAAGGTGATGTTCCTGACAAGACGGTTGAGTACGGTCTGCGCCTCGCCAGGGCTGCGCTTGACGCGTTCAGTGCAGAGGAGGCGGCGCGTTCAGCAAAAACCGCTCTCGAGTTTCTCGATGAGGAATGGGAAGGGGAAAAGTCTCTCGAAGCAAAAGCCCGGATACTTCTGGCTGAGGCGCATCGGATGGCTGGAGACGTAGACGGGGCGCTAAAAGAGGCTGAGTCCGCCATCAAGATTTTCGAGCGTGAGAATCAACACACGAGCGCCGTGAGTGCGCTCGTACTGGCGGCTGAAACGGCATGGCAGGCGCGGAGGACCGAAGAGACTGCTCGATGGGTGAACAGAGGGATGGAGGCATCTCGCGCAGCCGCAGAGACAGAGAGCCTCAGGCATCTGCTCTCGCTAGGGGCGACGCTCGCCAATCTCGGCGGCGAATACGAGAAGGCAAATGAGTACCTTGAGGAGGCGGCAAGGCTAGCTCCGGGGTCGAAAGAGGCCGACGCACTGGAAGAGATCCCAAAGGGTGGAAGGTTAGTTGTAGCAATCGCCAACCCGGTCAAGGCCGTCGAACCTGTCAACCTGGAACTCGTAGAGGAGGCGGAGATTCTGACGAACGTCTTCGAGACTCTACTGGCTACTGACCAGGAGGGCAATCTCGTTCCGGCTCTCTGCGAGAAATGGGAAGTGGCGAATGAAGGAGAATCGTTCATACTCACCCTGCGCGATCACGTCCGCTTCCAAGATGGTCATCTCCTTACGGCCGAAGACGTCAAGCAGTCATTCGAGCGCGCGATTCGCCAGGCTTCTCAAGAGCTGCCCGCTGCGATGGCCGCGATCCGTGGTGTCCGAGACTTCGCGGAGCAAGAAGCAAGCGGCCTGGTGGGCATGGTGGCTCACTCTGGCACCAAGCTCGAGATTCAACTCAACGAGCCGCTTTCGATCTATCCGGCGCTGCTCGCAGACTACAAGACTGGCATCACGCGAGACGCCACCGGCGGCTCGCTCCCAATTGGCACAGGTCCCTTCAGCCTGGCATCGTATGATCGCGGACGCATCGTCCTCGAGTGCAACCGCGACTATTGGAAGGGCACACCAGCCGCGCTTGATGCGATTGAGTTTCGCCATGGCCTGAGCGCATCAGCAATCGCCTCGGGCCTGCGCTCGGGTGAGCTGGATCTTGCGCGCGACCTCTCGCCTCAGGACCTGGAAGAGCTCCTGCGCGACCCGCGCTTCCGCGGTGGACTCGTCGAGGCCCCTCGAAAGAATACTTATTTTGTGATGTTCAACTCGCTCACGGGCCCGGTGGGGCAGAACCTGTCGGTGCGCCGCGCGCTCTCCGGCGTAGTGCGTACACATGATCTGGTATGGCAAACGCTGGGACGCTTCTCGCAGCCCGCTGTCTGCCTTATTCCACCCGGCATGCTTGGCCACGACCCTGGCCGGAGACGCCATATGCTCACACGCGAAGAGGCGATTGAAATGCTGCGTGCGGCAGAGGTGACTCCGCCTATCCGGCTCAAGGCCTCGGTCCATCCGCTGCTTCAGGACCGATATGGATCGCTTCTGAAAACTCTGTTCTCAATCTGGTCAGAACTGGGAGTTGAAGTTGAGATCGCGACACCCACTATGTCCCAGTACCTGGACGCCGACCAGCACAATGAAGGGTTGGACTTGCGCATCGGGCGGTGGAACGCCGACTATGACGATCCCGACAATTTCACGCACAGTCTGTTTCACTCGCGTGTCGGCCTCTATCGCAACTACATCGCTTCCGCTGAAGGCGATCAGATATTGGAAGAGGCTCGCTCGGAGAGCCGGCCGAACGTCAGAGCGTCTCTTTATCGGAAGTACGAGAACCTTCTCTTGGAATCCGGTGTACTCTTCCCACTATTTCATGACATTGATCACCGCCTCGCCAGCGCGAAAGTGCGCGGGCTTAAGCTGTGGGGCAGCGCCCCTTACGTGAACTATTCAGGGCTAGGCAAGGTTGAATCGGCCGCCACCGTGACCGAGAGCGTCCGTACTGCCAGCGGGAATATCCAAGTTCCCATCGCCGGGGTGATTGCAAGTCTGGACCCGTCACTGTCGTCGACTCTGGAACAGTCAGAGGTGCTTCCGAGCATCTACGAGACGTTGACTCGCGAGGTCGGGGGCAGGATTATTCCGTGGCTCGCGGCTGAATTCAGAGTGGAAGAGGGAGGCAGGAGATACCTGTTTCGTCTCAGGGACGATGTTCGCTTCCACGACGGTCGCAGACTCACCGCGCGCGATGTCCGCTATTCCTTCGAACGGTTGCTGCAGAATCCTGAAAGCGGGTGCCGGTGGTTCTACTCTCGGATCCGGGGAGCGAAGGCGCTGTTGGGCGGCGAGGCTGGGGATCTTGCCGGGTTTCGAATCCACACCGCCAATGAATTCACGATCGAACTCGACGAACCAGTATCAATCTTCCCCGCTCTGATTTCTTATCCCGGGGCCTCAATCGTACCTGAGGGAGTGGAACCAGTTGGCGAGAGCTGGCGCGAGGGTTGTGTAGGAACAGGACCGTATCGGGTGGTGAAGTTCGATCCGGGCCGCCGGCTCGAGCTTGAACGCAACAAGACTTATTGGCGCGCGGGGTATCCCAGAAACGAGGGACTGGTTTTCAGTTTTGGTGTTTCCCCGGCAGACATTGTTTCGGAGTTTCGCGCCGGCAGGTTTTCGCTGGCGTCGGATCTGTTACCGTCGGACGTGGAGCCATTGCGACGCGAGCCCGACTTCGCTCCGGGCTACCGCGAGACGCCCCGGCTCATTACATACTACGTTGCGTTCAATACGCATCAGGGGCCTCTGAGCGACAAGGGCGTCCGCCAGAGCCTTGTTCAGTCAGTCGACGTCGCCGCACTCGTTCGTCAGACGCTGGGGCGTCTTGCAATACCAGCACACGGGCTCATCCCGCCAGGTCTCCTCGGTCATGATCCCGCATACACACCACGCATGACCGGCGCGGCTTCGTCGGGGCCGGAACAACCACTAGCCGAGATTGAATTGACCGCGGCACTCAACCCGGTTTATTTCGGCGAATACTCGGCGCTCGCCCGGGAACTCTCAGCCGCCTTTCGTCAGAAGGGAATAAACATTCGACCTCTAAACAGGACAATGGCCGAGCTGATGGAGGCTCAGACACGAGCCACGGTCGACCTGGCAGTGGCGCGCTGGGTCGCCGACTACCCTGACGCGGACACCTTCGTCAACATTCTGCACTCTCGCGAGGGAATCAACGGGCGACTGTGTGGGTCTGCTGAGATCGACCGGCTTATCGAACGAGGACGAGCCGAAACCTCTCCACCGGTGCGCCATTCCCTCTACCGCCAGATCGAGGAGATTATCGTGCGCGATGCCCTGCTGCTTCCTCTCTTCCACGAGCAGACTTACCGGTTTGCGAGGCCGGAAGTTGAGGGACTCTCGCTGTCCTACGGTGCGACTGTGGTTGATTATGCGAGTCTTCGGATCCGAAGCTAG
- the speA gene encoding biosynthetic arginine decarboxylase translates to MKNITLDEVIQTYGVENWGAGYFEVNRKGHLAVRPAEGDTRSVDIKELIDDLVEGRRLQLPILLRFPQILTNQLKKVQRSFQDASREFSYAGGHFGVFPMKVNPRREVVEEFLREGGKYNFGVECGSKAELYAALSLEQVPESLLICNGFKDEAFINLALTGVQIGKRVVIVVEKLNELKMIIRRAQETGIRPSIGIRAKLYSKGSGKWASSGGESAKFGLTPSEILECIRLLREFQMTDLLKLLHFHIGSQITDIKRVKAAMKEAARVYSKIRQMHIDVEFLDIGGGMGVDYDGSKTTFESSVNYTTQEFANDVVYTIKSVCDDENVPEPNLVTESGRVMAAYHAVFVTSIRDEIETFADDQPEVSVDEDDPQVIVELKALYDDINAKNYREYYHDSLDHKDELHTQFNLGLISLEDRAKGEVLFWEVCARASKFAKTTKVQEEEFDDLKKILASKYLCNFSVFRSLPDHWAIDQLFPIMPIHRLNEQPTDYATFVDLTCDSDGHIDKFVDLKDVKEVLELHPFTGDPYYIAIFLVGAYQEVMGSNHNLFGRPNEAHVIIDTDGRYHIKKIVQGSRIGDMLRVARYDKGQAWESLQRMISARVAGGFLSEEEAGSLMKQYESDINRYTYLE, encoded by the coding sequence ATGAAGAACATCACACTGGACGAGGTCATTCAGACCTATGGTGTGGAAAATTGGGGAGCAGGATACTTTGAGGTAAACCGAAAGGGCCATCTTGCGGTCCGCCCTGCCGAGGGCGACACCCGTTCCGTCGATATCAAGGAACTCATTGACGACCTCGTTGAGGGGCGCCGTCTTCAGCTCCCGATCCTGCTTCGCTTCCCACAGATTCTCACCAACCAGCTCAAGAAAGTTCAGCGCTCGTTCCAGGATGCGTCGCGCGAATTCAGCTATGCCGGCGGGCACTTCGGCGTATTTCCGATGAAGGTCAACCCCCGTCGCGAGGTGGTCGAGGAGTTTCTACGCGAGGGCGGGAAGTACAACTTCGGCGTCGAGTGCGGTTCCAAAGCCGAGTTGTACGCGGCTCTGTCGCTGGAACAAGTGCCCGAGTCGCTGCTCATCTGTAACGGTTTCAAGGATGAAGCTTTCATTAACCTCGCGCTGACCGGAGTTCAAATCGGAAAGCGCGTGGTGATCGTCGTTGAAAAGCTGAACGAGCTGAAGATGATCATCCGCCGCGCGCAAGAGACCGGCATTCGGCCGAGCATTGGCATTCGCGCCAAGCTCTATTCAAAGGGCTCGGGCAAATGGGCTTCCTCGGGCGGCGAGTCGGCGAAGTTTGGGCTCACGCCCTCGGAGATCCTCGAATGCATTCGCCTGCTGCGCGAGTTCCAGATGACCGACCTGTTGAAGCTGCTGCACTTTCACATCGGCTCGCAGATCACCGACATCAAGCGCGTCAAAGCTGCCATGAAAGAGGCCGCCAGGGTCTATTCCAAAATTCGTCAGATGCATATCGACGTCGAGTTCCTCGACATAGGCGGCGGCATGGGCGTCGACTACGACGGATCGAAGACCACGTTCGAGTCGTCGGTGAATTACACGACGCAAGAGTTCGCCAACGACGTCGTCTACACCATCAAGTCTGTGTGCGATGACGAGAATGTGCCGGAGCCGAACCTGGTGACCGAAAGCGGGCGGGTGATGGCTGCTTATCACGCGGTGTTCGTCACATCGATTCGCGACGAGATAGAGACCTTCGCCGACGATCAGCCCGAGGTCAGCGTCGACGAAGACGACCCCCAGGTGATTGTCGAGCTGAAGGCGCTCTACGACGACATAAACGCGAAGAACTATCGCGAGTACTATCACGACTCGCTCGACCACAAGGACGAACTGCACACGCAGTTCAATCTCGGGCTGATCAGTCTCGAGGATCGGGCGAAGGGCGAAGTGCTGTTCTGGGAAGTGTGCGCGCGTGCATCGAAGTTCGCTAAGACGACCAAAGTTCAGGAAGAAGAGTTCGACGATTTGAAGAAGATCCTGGCATCGAAGTACCTGTGCAACTTCTCAGTCTTTCGCTCGCTGCCTGACCACTGGGCGATCGACCAACTCTTCCCGATCATGCCGATCCATCGGCTTAATGAGCAACCCACCGACTACGCCACGTTCGTGGACCTAACGTGCGATTCGGACGGCCACATAGACAAGTTCGTCGATTTGAAGGATGTCAAAGAGGTGCTCGAGTTGCACCCGTTCACCGGCGACCCGTACTACATCGCGATCTTTCTTGTCGGGGCTTATCAAGAGGTGATGGGCAGCAATCACAACCTGTTCGGCCGCCCGAATGAAGCCCACGTGATCATCGACACCGATGGGCGCTACCACATCAAGAAGATCGTGCAGGGAAGCCGCATCGGCGACATGCTTAGGGTAGCCCGCTACGACAAGGGCCAGGCGTGGGAAAGCTTGCAGCGAATGATAAGCGCGCGCGTCGCCGGCGGGTTCTTGAGCGAGGAAGAAGCCGGCTCGCTCATGAAGCAATATGAATCCGACATCAATCGGTACACATATCTCGAATAG
- a CDS encoding (2Fe-2S)-binding protein, with translation MQRISELHINGNKLRINADADRSLLSVLRDDLDLTGSKYGCGEGQCGACTVLIDGQATRSCITKLGAAAGKKIITIEGLEKNGRLHPLQEAFVEADALQCGYCTPGMIMSSVALLNKNSSPNEQEIVRFMEGNICRCGTYPRIVTAIRKAAQSMKGGGR, from the coding sequence ATGCAAAGAATCTCAGAACTTCACATCAACGGAAACAAGCTTCGAATCAATGCCGACGCTGATCGCAGCCTGCTCAGCGTCTTGCGCGACGATCTGGATCTGACCGGCAGCAAGTACGGCTGTGGCGAAGGCCAGTGCGGCGCATGTACCGTCCTCATCGACGGGCAAGCGACTCGCTCATGCATCACTAAGCTGGGCGCTGCGGCTGGAAAGAAGATCATCACAATTGAGGGTCTCGAAAAGAACGGCAGGCTGCATCCTCTGCAGGAGGCTTTCGTCGAAGCAGATGCGCTGCAATGTGGCTACTGCACACCTGGAATGATCATGTCCAGCGTCGCGCTGCTCAACAAGAATTCGAGCCCCAACGAGCAGGAGATCGTTCGATTCATGGAAGGCAACATTTGCCGCTGCGGGACCTACCCTCGAATCGTGACCGCAATCCGCAAGGCCGCGCAGTCGATGAAAGGAGGTGGAAGGTGA